The DNA region GATCATCAGCTCAGGCGCAAAACCGGCGAAGCCGATCAGGGCCCCGTCACAGCCCTCGATCAGGCTGGGCAGCAAGAACTCGTCGTGGCAGGTGATGATCGACACGTGGGGCGCCGCGGCCTTGAGTTGTTCGTAGTCGTAGAGCCACCGCGCCATGTCGCGGGTGCCCATCTTGATCACCTTCAATTGCGGCAACTTGACCATCTCGCGCATCTCGGCGAGCGAATAGCCGGCCTTGGTCCAGGCCGGGTACTGGTGCAGCACGATGTCGATGCCGGCGCCCACGGCCACGTCGGTGACGAATCCGACGGCCGTCTCCAGGCTACGGCCAAAGCGGAGCCAGTGATGCGGCGGCATCAGCAAGATCGCATCGGCGCCGGCCTCCTTGGCGGCCCGGGCATGGTCGATCGCCTCGAGACTGCCTTCGGCCGAGACCCCGGAGATCACCTGGCAGCGCCGGCCCGTCCGGCGGTTGGCGGCGGCCACGGCATCGGCGCAGATCTGCGTGACCCGCGCGCGCTCGGCCGTGCGCAGCGACATGATCTCGCCGGTGTGGCCGTTGCAAGTCAGGCCTTCGACGCCTGGGACCAGGGCCAGCTCGGTGAAGTAGTCCTTCAGGCCCTGTTCGTCGATCGACTCGTCGGCGTGAAACGCGCACAGCGTTGCCGGAAACACACCCGTCCAGGGCCGCTCGCGCCACGTGCTCATGGATGCCGCACCTTTGCCTAGGGATGACCTTATGCCGCGTCGAGACCGAACAAGCGCCGGGCATTGCCGGCAAGGATCTTCGCCTCGTCGGCCGCCGGCAAGCCCAAGCTCCGCAGACCGTCGAGAATCAGCCGCGGCTCGACCCACGGATGATCGCTGGCAAACAGCAGCCGGTCCGGTCCCGAGAAATCGTAAGCGAACCGCATCGCCAACGGCAGCGGCGAGACGACGTCGAGCCAGACTTGCTTCAGGTATTCGCTGGGCGCCTTGGTCAGGTACTTTGGACCGCGCTTCAGCACCTGCGTTTGATGGTCGAGCCGCCCGATGATGTAGGGCAACGTGCCGCCCAGGTGCGGACAGACGAGCTTCAAGCCGGGAAACTCGTCGAGAATGCCCGCCATGATGATCCGCGTCAGCGCGATCGTGTTGTCGAACATATTGCCCAGCGAACTGGTCATCTCGTAGCCCTTGACCACGTCGGTTGTCAACGGCTTGGCCGGGTGCAACAGGATCGGTAAATCGAGTTCGACGGCCCGGGCAAACAACGGGCGAAACTCCGCCTCGTCGACAAACCGTCCGGCGAGATTCGTGTAGAGCAGGATTCCGCGCAGGCCGAGGTCCTCGCGGCAGCGCCGCAACTCGACGAGCGCCGCGTCCATCGTCAACAACGGCAGCACGCATAGCCCGATGAAGCGCCGCGGATGCCGCCGCACCACGCCTGCGGTGAAGTCATTGAGCAGCCGCGCCACTGCGGGGGCTTCGTCGCCGAACCACTCGGGCCCGGGATCGTTGGGGCTCAACGCGGTCAGTTCGATGCCGGCGGCATCCATGGCCGCGAGCTTGAGGTCGACGTCGAGATACGCCGGCGGAATCTTGCGCAGCCAATCGCCCATCCGCAGATAGCGCACGCCGTCGCGCGTGAAAACCACCGGATCGGCCTGGCGCCGCTCCATCCGCGCCACGAGCTCGGCGCAGAACAAATGGCTTTGACAATCGACGATGCCCGACGGCGGCCGGGCCGCGTCGGCCGGCTCGGCCTGTGGCTCGGCTGCGCTGGCGATGCCCGGCAGCGCCGCCAGCGCCGAAGTGGCCGCCAGAAAATCGCGGCGCGAGGCCCGCGCCGCCAGTTCTTCGAAAGGTCTCATCGCAGGGCAACTTCCCACTTCGGGTGCGACCGTTTGTTGCTCGAGTCTGCCGCCTGTGCTTGTACCGCCGACGGCGAGCAAAGACAATGTTTTGGAAGAGAACTCTGTGCACCTGGGCCGGACGTGTCATGACCTTGCGCTGTTGCTGGATGCTGCTCGTGTTGTTGCTAGCGCGTCAGGCGCCGGCTGCGGCGCCCGACGAGGTGCAGTTCAACCGCGACATCCGGCCGCTGCTGTCGAAAAAC from Pirellulales bacterium includes:
- a CDS encoding dihydrodipicolinate synthase family protein, which encodes MSTWRERPWTGVFPATLCAFHADESIDEQGLKDYFTELALVPGVEGLTCNGHTGEIMSLRTAERARVTQICADAVAAANRRTGRRCQVISGVSAEGSLEAIDHARAAKEAGADAILLMPPHHWLRFGRSLETAVGFVTDVAVGAGIDIVLHQYPAWTKAGYSLAEMREMVKLPQLKVIKMGTRDMARWLYDYEQLKAAAPHVSIITCHDEFLLPSLIEGCDGALIGFAGFAPELMIRIVHAALDGNLTAAKEAQALVAPLARLIYNFGEPGCGAHQRMKVARWLMNRFPSPHFRRPVRPLSPAGVAALRTELVRLGFACREL
- a CDS encoding amidohydrolase family protein encodes the protein MRPFEELAARASRRDFLAATSALAALPGIASAAEPQAEPADAARPPSGIVDCQSHLFCAELVARMERRQADPVVFTRDGVRYLRMGDWLRKIPPAYLDVDLKLAAMDAAGIELTALSPNDPGPEWFGDEAPAVARLLNDFTAGVVRRHPRRFIGLCVLPLLTMDAALVELRRCREDLGLRGILLYTNLAGRFVDEAEFRPLFARAVELDLPILLHPAKPLTTDVVKGYEMTSSLGNMFDNTIALTRIIMAGILDEFPGLKLVCPHLGGTLPYIIGRLDHQTQVLKRGPKYLTKAPSEYLKQVWLDVVSPLPLAMRFAYDFSGPDRLLFASDHPWVEPRLILDGLRSLGLPAADEAKILAGNARRLFGLDAA